In the genome of Aricia agestis chromosome 4, ilAriAges1.1, whole genome shotgun sequence, the window CGGGCCACTAACAAATCCCGTCGGGCTGCATGCGGCCCGCAAACCGCAGATTGAGTATAGCTGTTTTAAAATACTGGATGGATTATTATAGTTCATACAATGAACAGTACAGTTACCTGaattaaaactgaaaaataattaataattattataaatattgtttcATTTGGAATGCGTGGAAAGCAGCcattctaacggccgttcccaatatttgatctatctctggttttgccctactagagataggaatagctcacattagacattagagacatatattttatgtcaattgtgagctattactatctctagtagggcaaaaccagagatagatcaaatattgggaacggccgtaagtggaCTGCTCATGTGACAGTGGTTAGCTATCTTATTCACCTATAGATTGTGcgattaaaaaatacataatattatgtgataaggaaaaagaaaacaaatattggaataaaacatcAATTTATTCAAGAAATGAAACCCTATGGTCATTGTCATATTGTATGGAGCACTCCATAGTCTTAAACTACTTACACTAAAGTACTTCAGTACTgttggttacaacttacatctTTGTATAATTACAATGTTCCCTTTGGATTGCTCGCGATCAGTGTATAATTCAAAATGGAATGTTGATATTATATTCCTTAATAACTTGGGTGATCCTCATACACTGATGTAAAGGCCCGTGCGCACAATTATTGATAGAAACATCTTCGCATCGCACTACTTGCCATGTAACTTGTGATTATATACTCTCGCATACGcaaaattatgtatatttttccaCAATACTATATAAATACACGTTATACACGTTTTGTGTAAAAGTAGACTCTAATTTTACGTATCCTAGAGTGGATAATCCTGCGAATGTGTCTGAAAATTTCTGTCGACCGTGGCGCGGGATATTTACGTATGTGAGAAAATACTTCTTCTAAATGTTTCACTTACTACAAAACGGTAGTACTTAATGTTGTATTTAAAAGGGACTTTGTAACCCTAACATCTTCACTCGCCAAATCTTGACTATTTCTAATCtgttgtataaaataaatacttatacaTTGAAGTAATatgcaaaatataattattattatactcaaaTAGAGCCAACGTCAGGAGAAAGGccttatatttgaaaataaaaggtAGTGGTACGATTTTATACAGTTGATGCTCACATTATTGTGTTATAGAAGTCAGTGGCGTTGGGCAAAAACTATCTATTAGtagaaataatattgttacaaacAAAATTTGATCGCTTGTGTGGATGTTTATTTTCCCTTTTctatttgatatttttattctgCTTAAAGAGACATTATTTAGTTACGGTactcaaaaaattaaattggagCGTATAGCGGCCTTTAAAAACTGCCACTATTTTGTAAAATTGACTGTGCTAAAGTTGAATAGAATTATtctagttttattgtttaatccACTGAATCACAAAATAATACATGATAAAATGTGGTCGGCCTTAGCAAGAATTTAAACAGGCAGGTTTTTTCTCCATCGAGCATTCTcgcgaataaaaaaaaagtaaattgtaatacgctTAAAGCTTACAGTGAATAAGCTACACAACATTTTATCATACGTGGAAAACTTTCCTTGATGGACAAGAACACATATTATACCCTATAAAATATtcattgtgtaaatattttgagAACATTGTGTAGCATATTTATTGCATAACATCTtaatttattagtaagaggtTGCTCCTGAGTTGTTTGGTTTGCATATGATTGAGATACAAAGCACGTTAGTTGGCGCCCTAGTGTCTAGCGTCTCGGCGGTGGTCGCGGTCCCTGTCGCGGTCGCGGTCGCGGTCGCCGGCGGCGGTGTCGCGGTCGCGCCGCTCGCGGTACCGCTCGTCGTAGTACGGCGCTGCGCTCGCCCTCTTAGCGACGGTGGGGTCCGCCGCACCCGCGTCGGCTACCGCCTCCACTGGTGATTTGCGTgctctgaaatattttttttttgtgactaTTTTTCAATATTGTCCTACCTACTTgttgacctaaaaaaataacCTCATTCTATAAAAAACGACATAAACAGCTGTTGATATCACACTTTCTCGCTTACAAGCAGTTTGTGTGAATGTGGTGAAGATTTTCTGCCCAAGCAACATtttgattgtgtgtgtgaacaCAATTTGTGGTGTTCACACACAAAAAGGGCAAACTTAGTAAACTACATACAGTCCTCTTCGCAAATACTGTATCAATTAGGAGGAAAATGTGGCCTGTGTAAATAAAAGAGGCTAAATTGTAACTATACCATATAGGTGAAAAGTCGTTCATTAGCTTATCGAGAGGATGTGACACATCACAGTTACTATCGTTTGCCTttataacaaattattttacacaaaagtatttacttttacaataaattattttacactTAAAGATGTCAAAACTTTTAACGGTAGAACTTTGCGAgacttgtaattttttatacCGCAATCAAAATAACGAGACACAGAACTTTGTACTTTTGATAATTTATATGAAGTGTTGTGGTTTTGCCGTTTGAACTTTACAAGTTATGTTTTTAATGGAtctaaagctgatcgcacgtttgtcagcaccgtacgcgccatACGCgcacggccgtagctagaggggggggggcattggagggcaatgccctaccctaaaatcataatgcctaccttaaaaataccaaaacccaagaaaatcaatcaattgtgattatttttttacttctgccctacctgtaaccaatgctgccctacctcaaatcagACTCTAGCTACAGCTCTGCGTACGCGTCGCACGCACCGCATaatacacgaaatgcggcgcgttcggcgcgtgcgtgctgataaatgtgtgCTAACCTTACTGACCTTTCCTCCCGACTGTGTCCTCTGTTGTAGTGATCGGCACGTTCACGGTCCCTCGACCTCGACCTGTCCCTCTCACGCTCGCGGTAATCTCTGTAGTAACTGTAACAGAACATGATCCACATGAAATTCATTGTCACACGCAGAACATACGCACACAGATAGCCTCACTTAACTTTGAGGGGCAAGTAGGTCGATTCTGGTACgcaatgttacaataatacagtTTCAATACGGGTCCAATACAATTTCCTTATAAGAAAACTaggtattttcataaaatatattgttgttGTTTGATAGGATCCGCACTGAACCAAAGCTGTATTAGTGTTTAATTCAACGAGCAGAGTTATACAGGTTTCTACAAAGGCCGTATAGCGTACCTGTATAGCCCTGCTTTACGGGAGGTTATATCTTTACAGTAGGTACAGATCTTGCAATCTACgcgcgcggcgcccttagttgtgtgagtgaccatatctataaacgcgtacatggctcgctcgctactgactgctccgtcaggtacgcacactaactAAAATACGAACATGTCTATTTacaattacaactacaaataaaggctacgcgcgctcgtagattgcaagaactataataGGTGATGACGTGCGTGTATTGTATCGATAAGGTGAAGCAAACGCAAGGCAAGCATCAGGCACGGGACTACTTATCGAAACTTACGCATCACGCTCGCGCTCACGGTCGCGATCTCTCGACCTTTCCCTGTATCTGCAAGCAAATATCAGGTTAACTGAGacgaattataatatttactaccaACGAAACAAGTTTTGGGTATGCTATAAGTTTTCCCAATTCCTACTTGCAGTTACTCGGCAATTGAAAAAGACGTTTAATACATGTTGCATATTAAACgactttttaaaaattctttaacccatcaagcggCCCGCGGCCGCTTAACAAtcgaatatctattgtgtctgttaTTCCCACGATCGATGTATTAAGCGCGTCAAAGCTAACACAGTAAAGGCCAAGCATAACTTAAAGATCGCTCGTCAAGACTAGAGTAGACAATCGGCGCATGTGTACACCATACAATATCTACCTACAAAGTATCGTAATCTACATATaggtcagttaactaaagctggcacgTTCACAGTACTcacacttatgcaatttcactatacagtatgtttaaaaaaaaatgactttgTAGGTAGACTAGCGTTAGTTTTAAGTAAAATAGGTgcgttgtaaataaataaaaacattgcaTACTATTTCACCCCAAGAAGGGGCAACTTCACCACATTCAACTATTGCTAACTAAACAACtcttattgtaatatttactGGGTGGCGAATTGAACAAaaggctataataataataataatactatttcacGAGATTGTCCCGTTAAATTTCTGACCCCCAAATAGGTAAATAATCACACGCGCCGCGCGTGACTGACTTGTAACATCAagctgtatttataaacagtagcaAAAGAAAAACAATCACTGTCCCCTTCACGCTCATAAGATAGACCGCGTGCGAGAGAGTGACGGGCAAACTTTTCATGATGCACCACGACATCACGCCGCGCAAGATTCACAGAcactacacaagcgcaatgtGTAAATGTGTTAATcgtgccagctttagttaactgacctGTACTAATAACAAGCCACTGACATAGCAAGATCACTGACCTACCAATAGAATGTCCCCGTGGGCGCACTTGCCCCACCAAAGAAATCTAAAAATCAAGCACTAAACATTTTTCTTTAAACGTCAGACGATCTTGATATTGTGCGTGGCCTACTAAAAAAGATTCAGCGTATTGAAGGATCGCAGTCTTTGCTATGTAAATATATCTATCAATAAGGGTGTAAGAATTGCACTTACCGGTCCCGCTCCTCCCTGTCGCGCGATCTGTCGCGGTATCTGGACGCGGACCGCTCGCGGCGTCGCGGCGCACGGTGATGCGTGCGAGCGTCCCGCTCTCGAGATCGCGAGCGCCGCCGCTCACCGCCGTACGACTTCGTCTCAACACCGTGTAGAGTGTCTTGGAGTGATGATATCAGTATCTTACATCTGTCGTCGTGGGCAAcctgttaattattataaaaaatataaatttaaatcacATTTTAaacctttactaataaaaatatcttacaGCTGATATTAAACGGAAGATTATACGGAACTATCGCTATACAAAACACGTGAAGATACgcaaactgaaaaaaaaactgtcgTGCCTTCGTTTTGTCCTTGTCCGATACCATGAAATGACTTGACATACACGAACAAATAACAAAACATTGCCGAACTAAAAGAAGGGTTATTTAGTTGCCAGCCTTAAAAAATTGGAGGGTAACAAAATTAATAGTATGTATACCTTGCTCTGTTTAATGAGCGAGATGGCGGTAACTAGCGTTTCTATGGCGGACGCGTACTCTCCGGCGGCGGCGTCGCTGACCGCGCGGGCGATGGCGCTCGACGACACGGTGCGGTTGCGGCCCATCACCTCCTCGAACTCCGCCTCGCTGATCGCGGGCATGTGGTGGGCGATCGGCGCGTGCGCGTGCGGCAAGGGGCGTGGCTCCGCACCACCGTAGCTCTGAACATAATAAATTGTAGataatttaatgatgattaaatgtCAATATAATGCAGATTTTGAccgataatgtatggggcttatgtcaaaatctgcaattcaagtaattaatgttggtctctgagtgcggcagttagagtcagtttacattacaattttgtaaaacgCGTTGCACGATGCAAAGCGTTTTACAAAATTAGAGCCATTCAAAATTAGAACAGGCAGCCCAACACCGTGGGCGGCTTATGTGAGTtcaatgtgtataataataataaatctttattttctctcAACAATCTAACTTAACGGctaatttacaaattataatactgCATTACATTAGAAAGTGAGGAGCTGGTGTCTGAATTAGGCAGCAGCCTGTGTTACAGATCACCAGGACCCCAATTATACCGCGAACACATAAATAAGTACCTTCATGAAgtaaataaatttcaatttaaattatcTAAACTGGTCTTCGCAAAGCAAAAGAGACAAACAATACAAATAAGCTATCCGACACATGAAGATTGTCAAACAGATCCTACAAAATATATCATAATGTTtacttttgaaataattaatttaaccaatagttatcataattcatagttATACCTGTGGTGGTCGTCCGTAGGGTTGTCTAGCGCCGGGGGGCGGTCCCTGCGCGGGCGGCGGGCCGCCGTGAGCCGGGTGGCCATATGGACCGCCCGGACCTAACAAATATAATACAGATTATGTAGAACTTTTACACATCCAGACGACAACAATATAACTGAAGAGatttgtcataactcatagtaGACACTAGACACAATTAccggatgtaacaaaactaagtgataatacatacTAATTAAGGATGTGTCTTTGTGTTCGTTATATTATAGAATTCCCTgtaaaagttgcagcgctgaaagaacaactttttttgtgatttgtatgaacaTGCGCCCctgcgtcatgaatttgcccttACAAATCACGAAAAAAATTTGCTTTCGCTTTTTCTTACTTCTGCGGCTGAatcatgaatattataatatgtactcaGTACCTCCTGTACTGTGTTGTATAGAACTAACTGTGTTTATAGatacccgaggaaattgattcctaggcagttcaAGGACCTAAGTCGTTTGGTTGGCTTATGTCAactcaatgttagctgtgatcggtcggatgagtttgacataacgcgaccaaattactttggtccgccgtctgcctaggaataaacttctctgatagtacaacttATCAGGCCagatctatattattattgttgcacAACTTACCTTAACTTCTGCGGCTGAatcatgaatattataatatgtactcaGTACCTCCTGTACTGTGTTGTATAGAACTAACTGTGTTTATAGatacccgaggaaattgattcctaggcagttcaAGGACCTAAGTCGTTTGGTTGGCTTATGTCAactcaatgttagctgtgatcggtcggatgagtttgacataacgcgaccaaattactttggtccgccgtctgcctaggaataaacttctctgatagtacaacttATCAGGCCagatctatattattattgttgcacAACTTACCTGGCGGCACAGCCTGCGGCGGCGGCTGCACGCCTGGCGCGGGCTGCACTGGCGGCTGCTGGTTGAAGAACGCCGGGTTCACGTGCGGCGCCGGCGCACCCGGTCCTACGCCTAACATACACAAATTACTCAAATGACGTTTGCAATGCATCAGACAGATAACGTGTAAGGGGgcccggcccctagacgattaattttaatgtgcaatatcattgaacaatattattattaaacaatttatttgacaataagattgaaaagcGGGCGCGTGCAATATCTAACCTAggcggtcaataatattgcacaagaGGAGACATGCACAATAacattgatcgtctaggggcccgctacgAAATAATATGAAGAATGTTTGTTTTTTCAATTGACACCTATTTTTAcccattatttttaattattattgcataatatgtattatttttaacataacacACAAACGGCGCAAATTATATCTTCAAGTTTTATGAGCCAAATatgaaacataatttatattgaGAGCGACAGAGATCAAAGCAGACTAAAACACATTTACCCACCCTAAGCATCTAAAACAGCGTTACTCAACCTTCTTTATACTGGCCATAAACACgtcttggtcttggtgtcgGGGGCCGCACCCAAAATTATTTAGGAGCAAAAAGTAACGTTATTCAAATTATCGATATAATAGTGAACATTTTTCACTACTTTCGcgacatataataatataatattatgataaagtaaCTGCACTGTTTTTGTTAGGCAAAACAAAATATCAGGTTGTGTATAGCTGATCCAAGATGAAGTAGATGCGGACTTggaaaattagaaataaaagttacaagaaaACGAATAGTCGAGAActgaaaaagtaaaaacccAAAACATACAGGTACAGCCATTACACAGAGTCACTACAATACAAAGACCATTTCCAATTTTGGAAACCTTTTTCAAGATGACCACTCACCATCAGGAGACCTGGTAGCGACTATTCCTTTGAGGACAAAAAGTGTTAATGAGATGTTGCTCATAGTCCCACATACTTTATACAATAGAACACTGTCAAGTATTACTGATGCCATTTACAATAAATTCGACAAAATTTGtgtgtgtatttttgttgtgtgGTAAATTGcaagaaaaaacatttaaattagaACCATTATTGTCCTctccaaataaaataatatcatatttaaaaatataagatccTTACCTGGATGCTGGGGCATGGGGCCGGGCCTCTGAGGCGGCCCCTGCTGGTGCGGAGGCATTTGGTGGTGTGGTGGTGGCATGCCTTGGCCTGGaccctgaaaataaaaaaaatttcatcgaaTTGAGGAACCCCCTTTTTGGAAATTGCTTCCAAATTAAGCGGGGCACCTAGACGATCAagtttattgtgcaatatcacgtattgtgtacatacaatattattgaccgtctagggttgatattgaacgcgcccgcttttcaatcttattgtcaaataaattgatcaatattttttaatgatattgcACAACAAAATTGTCTAGGGGCCAACTTTAATGGCAATTTGTGTAAACCTACTGCATGCGGCGGCGGCATGGGATGTGGCATCTGGTGCTGCGGGGGGCCGTACTGCGGCGCGGGCGCTGCCTGCATGTGCGGGGGGCCACGCGCGGCCCACTCGCCGCCCCGAGGGCCACCCGGGCCGCCCGGCCCACCGGGCCCCGGCCGCTGCATCTGCGGCGGGCCTTGGAACTGGAAATTTAAttgcttatattttaaaattagaattcTTATCGATTTGTGTTTTCAATACACAAAGTTAATGGTCCCGTTTATTGAATGTTTATTACTTTGCATGTTGCAATTACAGCTGCAGTCAGCGAATTTTATTGTTACAACAGATTCGAGATTGATGTAACTACATaccataattaaaatattccttATACCTTTggcataaaattttaaatcatcgAACATACAAGAGAACTGCTCAAGGGCCATGGCAACAAAGTAACAAACCTGCATTGGTGGTCTATGCTGTGGAGGCCCCTGGTGGGGTGGAGGCCCCTGATGCGGGGGCATATGGTGCGGCGGGGGGCCCTGGTGCTGCTGCATGTGGTGTGGCGGTGGGCCGTGCCCCGGGTGCCCCGGCGGAGGCCCGCGCATCTGGTGGTGAGGCCCCGGCCCCGGCATCATCATACGGGGCCCGTTCGGCCCGGGCCCGTTTGGTCCACCACCAAAGAATTCTAAAAGCGAaaagaatattattacataCCTTTATTCTATTTGAcagggtaataactaataagggaAGTGGGCAGTTGAGCCAGTAAGCTACAGTCCCACTAGATTACGACAGCTAAATCTCTTCCTTGATTTTGTGTACAGCATGCACACTTTGGCACAAATATGTAAATAGCTTCTGCAAAAGTGGCTTAATGGCGACCGTCAACgactcaatttaaaaaaaagacacAAATTTGTTTGTGAGGCCCATAGGAAAGGTTGCCTTTTACCCTATGGCCCGAGGGTTTCGTATAATTGATACGCcatatacggcggtagctacacCTCAGgatatgttttaaaaatttacctCCTGGATGCGGGCCGGGTGGCCCGCCTGGGTGACCTCCTCTCATTCCGGGGTTATTGGGTCCAGGTGGCGTAGACCTCGTCTTAGACTGGCTCTCAAATTGGTTCAACGCCTGAAATTATAATGTCAGTATCATCATATCATTATGACATCACACAGTTTGTTACTTGTTACATGCTTTTTTATGCTTGGCTCTAACACctttattttaaatgatttcttaggtttacgcgaatACCGCTAATATTTAGGCACGTATTTTTGCGGAGCCtaaacgtatattttttttgagtgtcataaactatattttcatctaaatACTACTTACTAACTACTACAAAAATAATTCaaggtttatattttttttgagtgtcataaactatattttcatctaaatACTACTTACTAACTACTACAAAAATAATTCAAGGTTGATAGCCTAGCATGAGTTTCTACTAGATTATAAAACAGCTCTCTATGTTAGTCTATGTCTCTAGTATAATCCGGTCGCTGGTAAGAAATTCCTCCATTGATCTATCTCGCTCGCTGCTGTATGGTATGACGTATTCAATTTGTGAGGCTGATAACATTTCTGAGCGTGTGTGCACTGTGCATGTTAGctatataatatcaataacCGAATTTCTCTATCCTGCGACCGAAATTGACTTAGCTAaccaagggcctgtttcaccacttcctgataaagtgccggaaaggctatccacaacttatttgacagattctccatactctatctgtcaataTCTCTTTCTTTACTTTACTTtgttatcaggaagtggtaaaccAGCTCCTAAATAACTTCCGAgtagtggcgagacagtgccgCCGGCCAATCAAGGCTGAGAGCACTGTCTCACCTCTCGATAGGTGTAATCAAGGCCTAACGGGTTAGAACTAATGTCCTAATTTTAGAACTAATATTGACTAGTTAATTTTGGCTAAAGTTCTACACTACTAGTGCCTTTTGTATTATGTAATCAAATACCGTCAATGAACACTCCATCAGCTATTGACTTTGTTTTTAATCAGCGCCTAGGTTCTGTGCTGACTACTGATCCAATTTAATGACCACGTTAACAAAACTACATTTACTGCAATGTAAATGAGTGAATGCTTAGTTTggtaacattaaaatatgaagGTGCATTTCCTAATTTACGTGTAGATTAAATTGGATCCTAATGGAGTAATAGCTGTTGTTCGCTAACATCTACTGtataacaaaattaacaaaaatatccgaaaaaaaacatttacctGCTTAGTTGGCAACGTTACTACGGGGTGTTGGCCTTGGATTTCCTTTTTAGGAAGGCGATCCATGACCATTCTAATGGACTGATCGGAGCCCAGCGATATAACGCAGAAGCCCTTCGATTGTCCGTTGGCTCTGTTCTCAAAGAACTTGACATCTTGGAAATCCGACACGCCAATGTCGGCGATCGCGTTTGCGATGTCTTGATCTGTGGCCCACTGAAAAAAATCCATTCAACGCTCATACGAGGACTTGCGAGACGCTAAACACATTGAAATATTCGAAGTGTTGGTGCATTCACATACCTCGGGTACACGGGAACATAAAACCTAGCAAGCCCTACAGCTAATATCCCTACCAACAAacgttaactttattttttagacGAGGACGCTAAGTTCAAAACAAAATCTTGATAATTTACTAAAATGTCGCAATGAAAACTGATATAATCTGAAATAAACCTGTGCTGTGTAATTGACTGTTATAATAGGAACCGTTTGGGTGGAAATTAAAcagtatttaactttaaccattcttttattttcaaaaaacatctttgatcaaatatatttttacttttttaataaagcacTATACAGACTGCGTCCAACTTTCAAGTAACATCAAATTCAAGTTCAATTTTACAATACAATTATGGACTAATTAGTCTAGaattaaaagaatattttgtaTGGAATTTAACATTAGaatctcaatttttatttttattttaaacaagaaCTTTATCATGGAAACTTTGTCATAGTTTAGAAAAACAGTTTTTACAATGCAGGTAAAACATTATACTTATGCAATTAGTAAACTATGTATCTCGAAAGGAGCACAGAATTAATACCGTtttaagttatataatattgatTTCATAAAGGAATGATACAGGGACGTGATATGTCATTCGAGAAATAGTTATAATATGGTCTCTATCTTATTTTTACCTTTGTATTTATGTTAACAAAATTTTCtaagataaaaaataacaatgaaCGCTTTTTAAACATGCCCGTAtagtgataaatatttttaatacatttataaaatattccaAACGTGATAATTTTGATGCACTACTTATTCTTAATCACAACCGTATTATAAAAGCCAATATGAACAATCGGCTAAGCTCAGTTATACAACACCCTATTCTTAGTGCCTACTTAATCTCATAACAACTTTGTTGTCACAAATCACAGCAAATGTTAAACTAATCCTCAGAAAAAAACAAAGCGGGGTAGTcataaacataaaacaaaaatatagctAACATACTCTCCCGTCGGCACATAATTACATTTGTGAAGACACACAAGTGTTTCAAAAGCATATCAACCAATGTATAGTAATAAATGTACACGAAAATTAACACATCTACAtctcaatatttaaaacatcTTACCTGGTGACAAACCTGATAAAGAGAAACATTAGAACAAAGCGATATAACCATTACATTGGAACTTTTATAGtacatttaaaaacaataagcacttatgttaaaaaaagtaACATGGGAGTGCTGTCACcactattaatttattacacaaatGACAGCATAAAAGTTCAAATGTAATAAAAGcacgcataataataataaattttcatttatgaaaaaaaaaacgtgtgtATGAATAAAAGTCAGTCTATCAACTTAGGAGAACAAAAAGTTAGTTAGGGCTTATTGTAGTCATATAAACTA includes:
- the LOC121726296 gene encoding cleavage and polyadenylation specificity factor subunit 6 isoform X5, producing the protein MADGGVDIDLYADDIESDFNRQDDFGGDNVDLYDDVIAAPSVKPEDGDGPPNSQQHPHPPEETNGNAPYHHGPSHGHHGRRFQLYVGNLTWWATDQDIANAIADIGVSDFQDVKFFENRANGQSKGFCVISLGSDQSIRMVMDRLPKKEIQGQHPVVTLPTKQALNQFESQSKTRSTPPGPNNPGMRGGHPGGPPGPHPGEFFGGGPNGPGPNGPRMMMPGPGPHHQMRGPPPGHPGHGPPPHHMQQHQGPPPHHMPPHQGPPPHQGPPQHRPPMQQLNFQFQGPPQMQRPGPGGPGGPGGPRGGEWAARGPPHMQAAPAPQYGPPQHQMPHPMPPPHAGPGQGMPPPHHQMPPHQQGPPQRPGPMPQHPGIVATRSPDGVGPGAPAPHVNPAFFNQQPPVQPAPGVQPPPQAVPPGPGGPYGHPAHGGPPPAQGPPPGARQPYGRPPQSYGGAEPRPLPHAHAPIAHHMPAISEAEFEEVMGRNRTVSSSAIARAVSDAAAGEYASAIETLVTAISLIKQSKVAHDDRCKILISSLQDTLHGVETKSYGGERRRSRSRERDARTHHRAPRRRERSASRYRDRSRDREERDRYYRDYRERERDRSRSRDRERADHYNRGHSREERSVRARKSPVEAVADAGAADPTVAKRASAAPYYDERYRERRDRDTAAGDRDRDRDRDRDHRRDARH
- the LOC121726296 gene encoding cleavage and polyadenylation specificity factor subunit 6 isoform X7, producing MADGGVDIDLYADDIESDFNRQDDFGGDNVDLYDDVIAAPSVKPEDGDGPPNSQQHPHPPEETNGNAPYHHGPSHGHHGRRFQLYVGNLTWWATDQDIANAIADIGVSDFQDVKFFENRANGQSKGFCVISLGSDQSIRMVMDRLPKKEIQGQHPVVTLPTKQALNQFESQSKTRSTPPGPNNPGMRGGHPGGPPGPHPGEFFGGGPNGPGPNGPRMMMPGPGPHHQMRGPPPGHPGHGPPPHHMQQHQGPPPHHMPPHQGPPPHQGPPQHRPPMQQLNFQFQGPPQMQRPGPGGPGGPGGPRGGEWAARGPPHMQAAPAPQYGPPQHQMPHPMPPPHAGPGQGMPPPHHQMPPHQQGPPQRPGPMPQHPGIVATRSPDGVGPGAPAPHVNPAFFNQQPPVQPAPGVQPPPQAVPPGPGGPYGHPAHGGPPPAQGPPPGARQPYGRPPQSYGGAEPRPLPHAHAPIAHHMPAISEAEFEEVMGRNRTVSSSAIARAVSDAAAGEYASAIETLVTAISLIKQSKVAHDDRCKILISSLQDTLHGVETKSYGGERRRSRSRERDARTHHRAPRRRERSASRYRDRSRDREERDRYYRDYRERERDRSRSRDRERADHYNRGHSREERARKSPVEAVADAGAADPTVAKRASAAPYYDERYRERRDRDTAAGDRDRDRDRDRDHRRDARH
- the LOC121726296 gene encoding cleavage and polyadenylation specificity factor subunit 6 isoform X6 — protein: MADGGVDIDLYADDIESDFNRQDDFGGDNVDLYDDVIAAPSVKPEDGDGPPNSQQHPHPPEETNGNAPYHHGPSHGHHGRRFQLYVGNLTWWATDQDIANAIADIGVSDFQDVKFFENRANGQSKGFCVISLGSDQSIRMVMDRLPKKEIQGQHPVVTLPTKQALNQFESQSKTRSTPPGPNNPGMRGGHPGGPPGPHPGEFFGGGPNGPGPNGPRMMMPGPGPHHQMRGPPPGHPGHGPPPHHMQQHQGPPPHHMPPHQGPPPHQGPPQHRPPMQFQGPPQMQRPGPGGPGGPGGPRGGEWAARGPPHMQAAPAPQYGPPQHQMPHPMPPPHAGPGQGMPPPHHQMPPHQQGPPQRPGPMPQHPGVGPGAPAPHVNPAFFNQQPPVQPAPGVQPPPQAVPPGPGGPYGHPAHGGPPPAQGPPPGARQPYGRPPQSYGGAEPRPLPHAHAPIAHHMPAISEAEFEEVMGRNRTVSSSAIARAVSDAAAGEYASAIETLVTAISLIKQSKVAHDDRCKILISSLQDTLHGVETKSYGGERRRSRSRERDARTHHRAPRRRERSASRYRDRSRDREERDRYRERSRDRDRERERDAYYRDYRERERDRSRSRDRERADHYNRGHSREERARKSPVEAVADAGAADPTVAKRASAAPYYDERYRERRDRDTAAGDRDRDRDRDRDHRRDARH
- the LOC121726296 gene encoding cleavage and polyadenylation specificity factor subunit 6 isoform X2, whose amino-acid sequence is MADGGVDIDLYADDIESDFNRQDDFGGDNVDLYDDVIAAPSVKPEDGDGPPNSQQHPHPPEETNGNAPYHHGPSHGHHGRRFQLYVGNLTWWATDQDIANAIADIGVSDFQDVKFFENRANGQSKGFCVISLGSDQSIRMVMDRLPKKEIQGQHPVVTLPTKQALNQFESQSKTRSTPPGPNNPGMRGGHPGGPPGPHPGEFFGGGPNGPGPNGPRMMMPGPGPHHQMRGPPPGHPGHGPPPHHMQQHQGPPPHHMPPHQGPPPHQGPPQHRPPMQQLNFQFQGPPQMQRPGPGGPGGPGGPRGGEWAARGPPHMQAAPAPQYGPPQHQMPHPMPPPHAGPGQGMPPPHHQMPPHQQGPPQRPGPMPQHPGIVATRSPDGVGPGAPAPHVNPAFFNQQPPVQPAPGVQPPPQAVPPGPGGPYGHPAHGGPPPAQGPPPGARQPYGRPPQSYGGAEPRPLPHAHAPIAHHMPAISEAEFEEVMGRNRTVSSSAIARAVSDAAAGEYASAIETLVTAISLIKQSKVAHDDRCKILISSLQDTLHGVETKSYGGERRRSRSRERDARTHHRAPRRRERSASRYRDRSRDREERDRYRERSRDRDRERERDAYYRDYRERERDRSRSRDRERADHYNRGHSREERARKSPVEAVADAGAADPTVAKRASAAPYYDERYRERRDRDTAAGDRDRDRDRDRDHRRDARH